In the candidate division WOR-1 bacterium RIFOXYB2_FULL_36_35 genome, ATAGCCTTGGAAGGAGATCTTGGATCGGGAAAAACTACTCTAAGTCAAGGAATAGCTTTAGGTACAGGATTAAAAGATTATATCTCTTCCCCTACTTTTACTATAATAAATGAGTATGAGAACAAAATTCCTCTTTATCATATTGATCTTTATCGTTTGGACGCGGGGACGGACATAAAGGACTTAGGCATTGAAGAATATTTTCATAAAGATGGAATATGTTTAATAGAATGGGCTGAAAAACTTGGAGATTTGCTTCCCGAAAATGCTAAAATAATTAGGCTTGAAATCAAAGATGCTGATAAGAGAGTAATTACAATATAAAAATATGGCAATTTTAGGTATAAGCAGCGCGACAAAAATCCTATCTGTGGGAATTTGTGAAAACAGCAACACTCTTGCGGAACTTATCGTTTCAGGCAAAGAGTCTTTTACAGAAGATTTAATTGTTTATATAGAAAAGCTCATAGAACAGGCAAAAGTAAAAATAACAGGGATTGCTGTTGCTTCCGGACCTGGATCTTATAATGGATTACGCGGTGGAATGGCAACAGCTAAAACATTAGCGCAGATTTTTGCCGTACCAATTGCCCAAGTTTCGACACTTGAAGCAATTGCTTTTAATTTAATAAATGTTAATGGGACTATACTCTCTCTTTCTGATGCCAGACGGGATGAATATAACATTGCTTTATTTGCTTCTTATCAAAATAATTTAAAACGCATTACAAATGATTTATTAATGAAATTGGAAGATATAAAAAAGTTGTTGTCTAAAATTAAGGGTGAAATCTATGTATGCAGTTGTAATGAAGAAATTCAAAGCCTTTTTATCGCGAAGAATATAAGATTTGCCATTCAAAATTTTTCTATACCCAGAGGCTCAAATGTTGCAATTATCGGCGAAAAGTTAATCAAAGAAGGAAAAGACTCAAACTTAATGAAACTTACTCCAAATTATTCAGTAGAACCAAACATAAGAGAATTTAAAAAAGGGGTTAATGATCGGGGTTAACTAACTAAACGACCAAAAGCTAAACTTAGCTGTTCAACTATATGTTTATATCCAGCGTTGTACATGGCAGAATCTTCTAAAATTCTCATTTCCATTTCTCGCGCCTGATCTCTTATTAAATCTTTCAGCCAAGCAAAGGACATGGTCGTTTTCCCTAAAGATATTCCTGTTTGAAGGGTTAGTGTTGTGCTGGCTCTTCCAGTTGAGAGCTTTGGCAAATCGCCTAATCCCTGACAATAACGAATATCCGGAGCGTTTAATGGTTTTTTTGGTAAGACAGAGAAAGATGCTCTTCCAGCTACTGTAGAAGAAGGAGTTTGTACTGTGACATCATCCAAAGATATAGAAATAGTTGGGATATTTACATTTAATCCTTGCAAATCCACTTTTATTGGACTAATTTTCGGTATTACTTCTGCTTCTAAAGAAGAAAGTGCTTGGGTTCCGCCTACTTTCTGTATCTCTCTTTCAACTTGCCATCTCTCAAGAAGTTTTAAAAGGAACGGGGTTTTGTCTGTAGCTGTTTTTATTGGGGTTGCTTTCGTAGCTCCTTTTCCGGCAGGAGATAAAGATTTCCCATGATCAGGTGCAACTCCTGTAGCGCTTAGTTTTTTTAAGTATACGTTTGGCATCTTCTTATCCTCTGCTATATTATCGTTAATGTATTATGGAAATTTCAGCAAAAATTTGGCATGTGGTAAAGACTGCTTTTTTCAATAATAAACATTTTTCCAGGTAATTGTTTTACAAGTTTTTTTATCTCTAGTTGCGATAAGGTTATCAACACTTTTGATATAACTAATTCTGATCTTCTTACAATTTCATCAATATGCATAGGTTCATTAGAGATAAACTTTAATATATTACTCTCTTCAAAAGAGAGCTGAATCTCTATTTTTTTAATCTCTTTAACAGGTAAAAGGGATTTGTATTGGTTGAGGGATATGATATGTTGGAATTCATCAATAATATCATCAACTCCCTCAACAAGCTTTGCTCCTTGTTTGATTAACCAATGAGGCCCTTTTGACAATTCCGATTCTATATTTCCCGGGACAGCAAAAACTTCCCTACCCTGATCCAAAGCAAGCTTAGCTGTTATCATAGCTCCGCTTTTATATCCTCCTTCAATAATAATTGTCCCAAGGGAAAGACCGGAAACAATTCTGTTCCGTTTTGGAAATTTCCAGTTATCTACCGGGTCATTTAGTGGAAACTCGGATAAAATAGCGCCTGATGTTATAATTTTATCCCTTAAATCTATATTTTCGGGAGGATAAAGAACATTAACCCCACAACCTAAAACGGCAATTGTTTTACCTCCTGCCTCAAGAGCCCCTTCATGAGCGGCGGTATCAATACCTAACGCCATACCAGATATGATTATTATTCCAAGTTTTGAAAGTTCAAAGGCAATTTTTCTAGCAACATTTATTCCATAATTAGAAGCTTTTCTGGTCCCAACTATTGCAATTGATTTATCGAAATTTTTTAGAAAATCTCCTTTGTAGTATATAACAGGAGGAGGATCATGAATTTGGAATAAGATTTCAGGATAATTTTCATCTTCAAAAGTTAAAACTTTAATATTTTCAGGGATTTTAGTCTCCACCATTTTTATTTCTTCTCTAAGCTCTAAAAAGGCTTTTATCCCCTTTTTAGGTAACCCTTCAATTTTTGATAAATCATTTGGATTAGCATTCAAAATTGCGTCAATGGAACCGAAGTAATCCCACAGTTTTTTTATAGAGGCATCCCCTAAATCAGGAGTCTTGGCTAAAAAAATCCATTTGCTAATATTTTTCATGGTTATATTTAAAATAAGCAGCAATTTTTGTGCCAGCCTGATGTTTCATTTTACAACAATTCCATCAAAAGGCTGTTGCATGACGAAAATTGATTAAAAAACGACAAAAGATCGTCAGTTCCAATATTGGGGAATTTTTAACCCCGCTTATTCATACCCCGAGTAATGTTTGACAATTTGTTGGTTATTGATTCTGACGTGAACCCCGATTATCCTAATCGGGGTGAATAATCGGGGTTAAATAAGGATTTTTTCTCGTAAAGTCTGGCATAAATTTAATTGTAAGCTGATGGGTTGTATCCAATTCGGAATGAGGGACAAAGGCATAGTCAAATTGAATATTTTTACTGATAAAACCAATGCCAAAAGATATAGACGAGTTATCTGTTTGTTTACTTGTTAGTCCGGATCTAACAAAGAAACTATCTTCAAAACTATATTCAATGCCAAAATTTGCAAACATATTATCATCTGATGGCAAATTTAAATCAGCCGCAAAAAGAATATCGTCTAATTTGTAAGAATACCCAACTCCATAATTTGATGGAATAGCGGTATTTCCCAAAGATCCTACAATATTTTTTAGTGTGATTCCAAAAGTTCCCTTTGCATTGGCGTTCCACAACATACCAAGGTCAACACCATAGCCGGAAGCATTACTTGTATCAATGGTGTCATTAATTAATTTAAAGCTGCCACCAAGAAACAAATTGTTTAAAACATTGCGCGCGTAGGAAGTTGCAATAACCAGACTTGCGGGAGAAAAAAATCTTCCTGTTCCTGTGGGATTTGTTGGCGTTGTCTCTTCAATTTGTCCCATGTTTACGTAGTCAACAGAAAGACCGAGTGTTGACTCCATGACAGGAGAAGAAAAGGCAAAGGATATATAGCTTATCCCCGCAAAATAGTTCATATAAGTTGATAAAATCTCAATTCTTTTTATTTGAGATAAACCTGAAGGATTCCAGAAAGTCGCGCTTGGATCATCTGAAACTCCAATAAAGGCGCCTCCCATGGCTGATGCTTTTGCATTCCCGTTTAATTTAAGATAATCTCCAGCAAAAGTTCCAGTTTGAGCGTTTACTCCTATGGAAATACTTTTCATAAAGAAAAGAAAGAACAATAGTAAAATTATTTTTTTTCTATTCATACATTAATTTATAACTTACAAAGAATAATGCGTCGAAGCATTGGCATAATAAATAATTATTTTTTTAATCAATAATTGCAATTTTCCCTATCTTTTTTACACCGGAACCTCCTATGAAATAAATATAAATGCCTCTTGTAACCCAAGCTCCTGATGAATTTTTACCGTTCCATGTCCAACTTGCCCCTCCGGTTAATGTCGTTGATGTTACAAGATTCCCTGAAAGCGTATATATACTTATTCTTTCGTCTCCCGACAAACCTTCAAAAACAACACCAGAAGAAGACCCTGCTGTGTATGGATTTGGATAAGCATATATCGTTTTAGTTGTCGATTCTTGGGTAGAAGAAGATCCAAAACTTAAAGCCGCATAGACGTTTATTTTGCCAGAGCCATAGTAAGGATCCCATCCCGCAGTTCCTAAATCATCAGCAGAGCTCACAATTTTATTTATAACCTGAGAGTTTGCCCATGTGGAATTTTGAGCAAAAATCAAGGAGGCCAACCCTGATACAAAAGGAGTTGACATAGAGGTTCCATAACTGTACGCATAAGCATTCCCTTTATAAGTGCTAAGTATATTGCCTGAATTTGAACTCCCTCCATCTCCTCCCGGAGCGCAAACATCAACAGATTCATTATAAGTTGAAAAAGACGAACGGTTATTATCAGGACCTATTGAACCTACGCCTATAACATTTTCATAAGAAGCTGGATATTCAACTGTGGGATCTCCATCATTCCCCGCTGCGGCAACCAGAACACATCCTTTGTTATATGCGTATTGCACAGCCTCATTCATACTATCAACAAATGAATATGATCCCAAACTCATGTTTATAACTTTTGCGCCGTTATCGGCTGCGTATCTTACCCCGTCTGCCGTAATATCAACAAAACCCATACCTCTGAAATTAAGGACTCTGACAACCATAATTTTACTATTCCAAGAAACGCCAGCAACTCCCTTGCCGTTATTTGTCACTGCCGCGGCTATTCCGGAAACATGTGTACCATGGCCATCTAGATCTGAAGGATCATTGTCTGAGGCAAAAAAATCCCATCCTTCCCAATCATCTATATAACCGTTCCCGTCATCATCAATTCCGTTGTTTTTATTGCCAGCGCTCCCCTCAATAGGATTTATCCAGACCTTATCTTGCAAATCTTCATGGGTAAAATCTATACCGCTGTCAACAACAGCTATAATAACGTCAGAATTCCCTTTGGTTATATCCCAACCATCATTTGCATGAATTAAAGGCAATCCCCATTGTTCATAATAATATGGATCATTGGGCGTTACAGAAAGTTTGTATAAAGCAAAGTTTGGTTCCGCATATTCAATTAATGGATTTTTATTATAAGCATCTACTATGTCTTTGAGCGAAGAATTTTTGCTTTCGTCAGCAATCTTTAAGAGTTTTATTTTTTTATTGGAAAGTGTTCTAACAATTTTTAGGTTATTTTGAGAATTAAAAGTATTAATGGATTGTATAGAAATTAAATCCTTGTATTTTACCAATAACTCCCCTTTTGCAACATCAACATATCGTCTTATCCTTTTATCAAAAAACTTTTCTGTCTGTTTATTTTCATAAGAAAGATCGTCAGCGTAAGCAAAAGAAAACAAAACAGAGAAAAAACAAGATAATACAAAAAAAAATACTTTTATTTTCATCTTATTTGTATCCTTATTTATTAATAAGCGCCAATGCTTCTGCTTTTGTGGTGGAATTTTTTCTAAATATTCCCCTTACTGCGGAAGTAACGGTTATTGATCCCGGTTTTTTTACCCCTCTCATTGACATACAAAGATGTTCCGCTTCTATTATGACAAGGACACCCTGAGGCATTAACTTTTGCATCAAAGTATCCGCTATTTGGCTTGTGAGATTTTCCTGAACTTGGGGACGTTTTGCATAACCTTCTATTACTCTAACAAGTTTTGACAATCCTGTAACGTTTCCTTTTCTGGGGATATAAACAACATGAGCTTTTCCTACAAATGGGACAAAATGATGTTCACAAATAGAGTAAAACGGAATATCTTTTACAATAATCATCTCTTCATGCTGTCCTTGCTTGAAAATTTTTAAATGCTTGGAAGGATCTTCTTGAATGCCCGAAAAAATTTCAGAATACATTTGTGCAACTCGCTTAGGAGTCTCTTTTATCCCTTCACGGTTTACATCCTCTCCAATGGCAAGCAAAATTTCCTTCACAGCTTTTTCTATCCGTTTTTTGTTAATCATTAATTAAATTATATATCAATAACACAATGAAATCATCTTGAATTTTCACACTATTTCATGTAGGAAGATTATAAGTCAGAATAATCCTATAATATCGCCCTCTTCTGTTATATCCATCTTTTCAGCCGCAGGATGCTTTGGAAGTCCGGGCATTGTCATTATATTTCCACAATATGCGACAATAAAACCAGCCCCAGCAGAGGGAGATAATTCTCTGACTACTATTTTATAATTACAGGGGCGTCCGCACAGTTTTGGATCGTCACTTAAAGAGTTTTGTGTTTTGGCTATGCAAACAGGCAAATTAGAATATCCTGATTTTTCTAGAAATTTAAGGTCATCTTTGGCTTTATCCGAAAAAATAGCGCCATCTGCGCCGTAAGCCTTTTGTGCAATATGCTCTATTTTTTTATCTATGGACTCTTCTAGTCCATATAAATACCTTAATTCAGACTTTCTTTCACAGGCATTAAGAACAGCCTTTGCCAGAGTTATTCCCCCTTCCCCACCCCTATTCCACACATCAGATATAACCACATCAACTCCCAATTTTTCACAACGGCCTTTTAATTCATCTAAAATTTCATCGGAATCATTCTCTTTTTTGTTGATTGCAATAAGAAAAGGAAGATTAAAAAGCCTCAAAGTTTCAACATGTTTTTTTATATTTTCAATTCCGTGGACAATATAGGCTTGATATGTTACAACTAAAACAACCGCGTTTGGCTTTAATCCTCCTTGGCGGCACTTAATGTCAAAAAACTTTTCTGCTCCCAACTCCGAACCAAAGCCGGCTTCTGTAACTACATAATCAGCAGATTTTAGCGCAAGTTTTGTTGCTGTCATAGCATTACAGCCATGGGCAATATTTGCAAAAGGGCCCCCATGAACAAAAGCAGGGATACCTTCAATACTTTGCACAATATTAGGTTTTAAAGCATCTTTTAGCAACAAAGCCATAGCTCCTTGAGCCTTAAGTTCGTAGACTAAGGCGACCTCCCCATTTTTTTTATACCCTATTACAATTTGAGCCAACCTGTTTTTCATGTCAGTTAAATTTTCAGAAAGGCACATTATCGCCATGATTTCAGAAGAGGCTGTAATTGAAAAACTTCCACGGAGTGCACGATCATTCATGTCCATAACACGATTCCAGACAATTCTGTTTTCATCTAGCATTAAGTCGTTCCCTTGATAAATGTGATTATAAATCATGGCGGTTAAAAGGTTGTGAGCTGCTGTTACATTGTGTATATCTCCTGTAAAATGAAGGTTGATTTCTTCCATCGGTAAAACTTGTGAATATCCTCCCCCTGCCGCGCCCCCTTTCATCCCCATAACAGGCCCAAGTGAAGGTTCACGAATACAAATAAATGTTTTTTTCTTGATTTTTTTTAGCCCCTGGGCTAAACCGATTACAGTTGTTGTTTTCCCTTCTCCTTGAGGAGTTGGTGTAATAGTAGTTACAAGAATTAACTTTCCATCTTTTTTGTTTTGAAGTCTTTTTAACGCGGATAAATTTATTTTTGCCTTATATTTGCCGTAATTTTCTATCTCTTCATTTTTAAACCCTGCTCTTTTGGCAATTCTATCTATTAATTCTATTTTTGATTCCTGGGCTATTTCAATGTCTGATTTCATTATTAATAAATTCTATCACTCTAGCAAGCTTGGTTCAATATTATATATTACAGATCATCTCGTTGTCTGCGTAAATTCCTTGAAGTTGGATTAAAACCCTCATCTTCTGGCCCGGAGTTCTTTAATTCTTCTGCGCGATAATCTGAATCTCCATCTGGATTTGGGTTAAGGTCATCTTCAGCCTCTTGTGCCTCCTCTTCCTCCCCATCGCCTAAAACTATTGTAGTATCATCAAAAGTGCCTAACTCAGTTGGGGTTATATCTGTATCATATATTAACGCTTCTGCATCAATTTCATCATCCTCGGCTTTTCCCTCTTTTTCCGCATCCGTTTTTACTTCGAGGATTTCATGCTTTTCTCTTTGCCTAAGTATGGTACTCAAGTAATAAAAAAGCCTTTGATCAAATGTTGAATCAACACCTCGCAACAATGATAAATTTGCAGCTTTTACCATAGAATCGATCAATTCGTTATCTTTCTCAAGACTGTAAAAAATGTCTGCTGCCGCAAAAAGGCTTTCTATATCACCTTTTATCATATATTGTTCTGCAAGCCTTTCTTTTGCAATAGAATACAAAGCTGTATTTTGCCTGTTATAAGCCTCAGCCAATAAAACATATGTAGCAAAACTTCTATATCCTAAATCGATTAAAAACTTTAAAGCAAATGTAAAATCCGTAAAAAACTTTACGGATTTTTTGTCTGTCCATTCATGAATTGTAGGTTCGTTTAATAAAAATTGCTCATGAGAAAGCGATGGATTTACTTCTAAAGCTTTATCAAAAAAGCGGATAGATCTGTTAAATAAAGCTGTAAATTCGTGATTCTCATCTAACTTACATCCTTCATAAATTCTTAAGGCTAAACAAGCAAAGATTGTCCCGCTCAAAAGATATGAGTTTGTTAAATCTTTTTTTTCTGAAAAATCATCCTCCGCTAAGATTATTCCTTTTGACTCATTTTCATCAATAGACTGTGCGTGATATTTCAAGAGCATCTTATTTAATAATGCTAATGCTTCTTCAAGGTTTTCTTCTTTTAATTTTTGTATAATAGCCCATTTTTCAAGTAAATATTCTAAATCAATTTCTTTTCTTTCATGAAGATCAAAACTAGGTGATAATTCCTTGGCCTTTAAAAATGCTCTCATGGCTCTTCTTAGTAATCTTAATGAATTTGTAGACAACGCTTGTTTGTAAAAGATTACTCCAATTTTATAATGCTTTTCAGATGCTTTTTCCATGTTGTCACATTTTTCATAAATTAAAGCTGACGAATAAAGGATAAAAATATCATCTTCTGGAAGAATATCATTTGCCAAGCTCAGAGATCTAAATGCTTCTTCTTTGTTTCCTAATGAATATAATGCTTCCGCCGCGTCTGCTAACTTATGGGCTGTATTTACGGCTTTTTCTTTTTCTCCTTTACTCAAATAAGCTCTTCCTAAACCAAAAAGAGCATCCACATGATAAGGTTGTATTTTCAAGACTTTTAAGAAAGCAACAATTGCATGATCATATTCTTCTGTTATAAAAAAAGCCAGAGCTTCTCGATATAACCTGGAAGAAGGAGGGGTCAATGTTGTAGAAGATTTAGCTGTTAGGGGTATTGCATGTGGTGAAGGCTGCACAACTTTCTTCCTTGCCCAGCCACCATCAGGGACTAAAGTTACTAATCCGTTATCTTTCCTTAAAGTTTTTTCTTTAAGAAAAGATCTTAATCCAGGAACTAATAAAGTAACAAAAACCATTGCTCCCTCCCTTAATAGCAGCTTCGGCAAAAAGGGACTAGGATTTCACTTTCTTTTTAAAAATCTCATAAGTATTTTGGGCTTTTTTAAAACTCCCATAAATACTGATCCAATTGTGGGATATGTCCTTGGGTTTGTTATCAGACTCCATAAAACAGATGAATGATTCTCAAAATCACCCATATTTTCAATTAATTGCGCATTATCTTTCACATATTCAAATACTTTTTTCAATACCTCTTTATCAATGTTTTCCATCGTATATCGCATAAGCAAACACAATCTTATTTCCTTTCCAAATTCTTCTTCCCACTCACGTGCATAGGCTTTTAGATCTTCATTTTTAATGGCCCTAGCCAATATTTCGGCTGACTTTATGCCATAAAAAATACCGCCTGCAGTTATTGGTTTTACCTGACACGCGGCATCTCCTACTAAGGCGGCATTCTCTTTAACTAAGTCACATGTTCCTATAGGAACAGGCCCCGCGTTCTTTTCAACTATTTCACCTTTTATGTTACGATCAGCCATAAAACTTTCTATCTCATGTATGGGATTATCAGATATAGTGCCTATTCTGACAATGTCGTTTCCTTCCGGAATTAACCACGTAAACAGAGAAAAAGGTTTTATGTAACTTACTTCAACACGATCTTTATCCGGAATTTCTTTTCTGATCCTGTATTGCAAACCTTTATATAGTTTTATGTTTTCATTTAGTCTTAAAAGTTTACGGACTCTGGAATATGGACCGTCAGCGCCTACTAAAATGTCTGCATAATACTCTCCGTTAGTAGTTATAACATTGTAACCTGCTCCCACTTTTTCTATTTTTTCTGCCTTAGTGTTAAATTCTATGTCTAATCCTTCGCTTAGGCTCTTATCAAATTCAGCCCTGTCGATAATATAAGCAACCGAAGGTCTTTTTAAAAGAAAAGCAGAACCATTAAAAACGACTTTTGCACCGTCAATTTTGTTCAAAATGGATTTTTTGGGAACAGGGATAATGGTATCTGAAAAAACATCTTTCCCAACAATTCCGGCACATGAAACAGGACGCCCAACTTCAGAATGTTCCTCAAGTAAAAGAGGGTTAAATCCATAATGTTTTAACATTTGTCCCAAATAGCAACCAACAGGCCCTGCTCCAACAATTACAATTTTAGGAGGTTTATCATCTTTTTTTATCATAATAACAATAAAACATTATAACACAATTTTTTTTATGCTTTACTGCATATTAACTAACCCGATTATCATAATCGAGGTTAGTTTCTGGTTTTACCTTGAATAATCAGGGTTAACTTTATGTCGGGCTTTTTGATGTTCTTTCCAAGAAGTTGAGAAGATATGAGATCCATCTTTTTGGGCAACAAAAAAGAGATAATTTGTATTTTTGGGATGAATAGCAGCTTGAAAAGATTCTAATCCTGGATTACAAATCGGAGTTGGGGGCAATTCTTTATTTTTATAAGTATTATAAGGTGAATTTATTCTTAATTGGCTTGTATATACCTTTTTTGTCGGTTGCTCAAGAGCATATTTGATTGTAGGATCTGCGGCTAAAGGCATCTTTTTTTCCAGTCTGTTATAAAAAACAGAAGCTATTATCGGTTTTTCTCTTTCCAGCGCGGCTTCTTTTTCTATTATTGATGCCAATATTAAAGTTTTGTAAAAAGACAACTTTGCATCTTTTTTGTTCTCTTCCCAATAAGTCCATATAATTTCACTAAATCTCTTAAGCATTAATCTTGCCAAATCATTTGTGTTTATCTTTGAATCAAATATATAAGTATCAGGGAATAAAAAACCTTCAAGTGAATAAGAATCAACAAGCCTCAAAAAGAAAAAATTTTCTTGCTCATTTTTTGTGAGATTAGTATATGTCAATTCCCTGAAATCCTGGAAGTTTGAAACCCCCATCTTTTCCAAGATAGATCCCATTTTATAAATTGATGTCCCTTCGGGAAACGTAACCCTAAGAGGTCTTTTCTCTATGGTTTTTCCATTTCTTAACTTTAGTAAAATTTCTATCAAAGCTGTATTGGGTTTAAACTCATAGTTTCCTGCTTTTATTTTTTCTTGCATTAAAAGGAGTTTTAGCCCAATTTTGAATCCTGTTTTACTTCTTATAATTTGGCTCTTTGCAAGCATGTCTGATATAGTAGTTGCTGATGTCCCCTGTTTAATTTCAATGATTAAAGTTTTGGAGTTTTTACCGGTTTGTAGAAATAACGATATTAGGCTAAAACTCACAAATATAATAAAAATTATTGCTATTATCAATAAAGTTCTTTTCATATTTCTTGAAATATTGACCGGTTTATAAATTATTGTGATTTTCGATTCTTATACTATCCAAATATCCCTGCAATATTAAAACAGCCGCTGTTTTATCAATAATCTTGCGCCGTTTCTTTTCTGAAATATTTGCTCCCGCAAAAAATTTGTTCGCTTCAGCTGAAGTTAGTCTTTCATCCCACGTTTTTATTTCAATATTATTGAAATATTTTTTCAGCGCTTCGACAAATTTTAAGACTTCTTGCGCTGCAATCCCAATTTCTCCCGACATTTTCTTTGGCAACCCAACTACAATCTCTCTTATTCCTTCATATTTTTCAATAATTTCTTTGAGGTTTTCAATATCATTTCTAAAGGTTTTGCCTTTTTCTAATGTGCTAATCCCCTGAGCTGTAAAGCCTAATGGATCACTCACAGCAATTCCGATTCTCTTTGTCCCAAAGTCAATGCCTAAAATTCTCATTTTATTGATTTTGACTTATAATTTGCACAACATTTTCGATTGCTTTGTCGATTTTAGAAATATCTTTTCCTCCCGCTTCTGCTTTATTTGATTTTCCGCCACCACCACCACCACAAGTCAAGGATAAGATCTTGACTATTTTACCTGCGTTAAAACCTTTTTGCACAAGATCATCGGAAATCATAACAAGAAATAAAACCTTATTTTCAACAGTAGAAGATAAAACAATTATCCCTGATTTTAAGGAGTTTATAAGTTCATCACCTATTATCCTTAAGTTGTTCATAGGAATCTCGCACAGTTTGGCAGATAAAAAATTAACGTCATTTATCTTTATAGTATTTGACAGGAGCAGTCCTGCCTCTTTTAGAGCTTTTTTTGCCTCAAGATCTTCTATCTCTTTTTTTAGATTTTTACTTCTATCTTTGAGCCAGCCAAGACGGCCTTCAAGATGTTCCAAGAATTTATTGACTTTGTATACGTCTTTCTCATTTACCGCTTTGATAAGGCTATCTATTTCTGTTTGTTCCACATCAAAAACAGAAGCTTCTAAAAACTTACCTCCACCCATAAAATCTTTCTTTGCTTGGAGTAAAAGATGCTGTCTCATAAGTTTATCTATTTGATCTTTCATGCTTTTACTTTTATAAATTATGAAAACTTTTGAAGTTTCCCCCGCTACTGCTTCAATTCTTCTAACCCCGGACTGCAAAGCTTCTTCTTTTATTATTTTAAATAAGCCCACTTCAGAGACATTTTTTACATGGCAACCTCCGCAAAGCTCACAGCTTACATCTTTTATTTCAACAACTCTTACTTTATCTCCATACTTTTCTGAAAAAAGGGCCATTGCTCCCATCTCACAGGCTTTTTTATAAGATGTTTCAGCTTTGACAACTGCAAATTTCTTTTTTATCTTTTCATTTACGATCAATTCCACTTCTTCAATTTCAGAAGCAGCAAGAGCGCGTCCAAAAGTAAAATCAAACCGTAAATAATTCGGTCCTACATAAGATCCTGCTTGTT is a window encoding:
- a CDS encoding tRNA (adenosine(37)-N6)-threonylcarbamoyltransferase complex ATPase subunit type 1 TsaE gives rise to the protein MKYITNSPKETVKLGIKIGKQLKPNDIIALEGDLGSGKTTLSQGIALGTGLKDYISSPTFTIINEYENKIPLYHIDLYRLDAGTDIKDLGIEEYFHKDGICLIEWAEKLGDLLPENAKIIRLEIKDADKRVITI
- a CDS encoding tRNA (adenosine(37)-N6)-threonylcarbamoyltransferase complex dimerization subunit type 1 TsaB translates to MAILGISSATKILSVGICENSNTLAELIVSGKESFTEDLIVYIEKLIEQAKVKITGIAVASGPGSYNGLRGGMATAKTLAQIFAVPIAQVSTLEAIAFNLINVNGTILSLSDARRDEYNIALFASYQNNLKRITNDLLMKLEDIKKLLSKIKGEIYVCSCNEEIQSLFIAKNIRFAIQNFSIPRGSNVAIIGEKLIKEGKDSNLMKLTPNYSVEPNIREFKKGVNDRG
- a CDS encoding DNA protecting protein DprA — its product is MKNISKWIFLAKTPDLGDASIKKLWDYFGSIDAILNANPNDLSKIEGLPKKGIKAFLELREEIKMVETKIPENIKVLTFEDENYPEILFQIHDPPPVIYYKGDFLKNFDKSIAIVGTRKASNYGINVARKIAFELSKLGIIIISGMALGIDTAAHEGALEAGGKTIAVLGCGVNVLYPPENIDLRDKIITSGAILSEFPLNDPVDNWKFPKRNRIVSGLSLGTIIIEGGYKSGAMITAKLALDQGREVFAVPGNIESELSKGPHWLIKQGAKLVEGVDDIIDEFQHIISLNQYKSLLPVKEIKKIEIQLSFEESNILKFISNEPMHIDEIVRRSELVISKVLITLSQLEIKKLVKQLPGKMFIIEKSSLYHMPNFC
- a CDS encoding GTP cyclohydrolase I FolE, producing the protein MINKKRIEKAVKEILLAIGEDVNREGIKETPKRVAQMYSEIFSGIQEDPSKHLKIFKQGQHEEMIIVKDIPFYSICEHHFVPFVGKAHVVYIPRKGNVTGLSKLVRVIEGYAKRPQVQENLTSQIADTLMQKLMPQGVLVIIEAEHLCMSMRGVKKPGSITVTSAVRGIFRKNSTTKAEALALINK
- a CDS encoding formate--tetrahydrofolate ligase codes for the protein MKSDIEIAQESKIELIDRIAKRAGFKNEEIENYGKYKAKINLSALKRLQNKKDGKLILVTTITPTPQGEGKTTTVIGLAQGLKKIKKKTFICIREPSLGPVMGMKGGAAGGGYSQVLPMEEINLHFTGDIHNVTAAHNLLTAMIYNHIYQGNDLMLDENRIVWNRVMDMNDRALRGSFSITASSEIMAIMCLSENLTDMKNRLAQIVIGYKKNGEVALVYELKAQGAMALLLKDALKPNIVQSIEGIPAFVHGGPFANIAHGCNAMTATKLALKSADYVVTEAGFGSELGAEKFFDIKCRQGGLKPNAVVLVVTYQAYIVHGIENIKKHVETLRLFNLPFLIAINKKENDSDEILDELKGRCEKLGVDVVISDVWNRGGEGGITLAKAVLNACERKSELRYLYGLEESIDKKIEHIAQKAYGADGAIFSDKAKDDLKFLEKSGYSNLPVCIAKTQNSLSDDPKLCGRPCNYKIVVRELSPSAGAGFIVAYCGNIMTMPGLPKHPAAEKMDITEEGDIIGLF
- a CDS encoding Holliday junction DNA helicase RuvA, with translation MRILGIDFGTKRIGIAVSDPLGFTAQGISTLEKGKTFRNDIENLKEIIEKYEGIREIVVGLPKKMSGEIGIAAQEVLKFVEALKKYFNNIEIKTWDERLTSAEANKFFAGANISEKKRRKIIDKTAAVLILQGYLDSIRIENHNNL